A window of Nicotiana sylvestris chromosome 8, ASM39365v2, whole genome shotgun sequence genomic DNA:
TTTAGAATCTCCGCTCCCTTCTCATTTTATTATTCGCAGACATTAGCCTTCTTTTCTCTGctctttcttctctctctctctttcactCTCTCTCTCGCTCTAGGGTTTTGCATACTATATATAGATATACaatacatacacatatacacaccAACCTCATAAGTATCTTCGTATCTTCCTGAATCAATGGCTTTCTCTTCTCTTCTCAAACCTACCGCCTCCTTTGTTCGACCTTCCCATCGTTCCCAGGTAAAATATTCAAATCTAACACTGAATTATTTGCTGTTATTTAGATCCAAATTTATGTTTTGTTTCATTTCCGTCAACTCTTGTTTTGTCTTCGGAATTTTACTtctttttctctattttctcaCTCTAACTTTTCCTCTCGATACGTTTACTTTGTTGTCTTCCTTTTTCCTTTACTGACTTCCTAATATCATTAGAAAGATCTAAAGCTAAATATCTGATTCTTGTCTTTGTCAACACTTTACCGTCGATCTGAAATTTAATAAAAGAAGGAACTTTATGCATTTTCTGATGAATTTTGCTTCAGCTGAATTGGGTTTTGTTTTGTTCTTCGTGCAGCTTGACTTTAAGCTGCTGTATTTTGAATGGTTTACATTGTGTATAAGCTTGCTGTTTGGCACACCTATTATTTTTCTTGTGGTTTTAATCAAGTTTATGAATTAATGGAAGTTTTTGACTTTGGATGCATCTGTTCAGACATCATGTGCAGGACTTCATCAGAGTGCTAACTCTGTCAAATTACAATCGTCCATCTTCGGAGATGCTGTCTCAGTCATGCAATGTTCGTCCTTACAGTTGAGTGCAAACCATTCTTCCGTGTCCCTTAGCATCAGTTAATTGTGTTTTAATGTCCTCTTCCATTACTACcttagagaaaagaagaagataaagaaTAATAGTAATTTATAAAATGCGAATATTTTCCTGTAGCTGATGTAAAAAAAACTAAACCTGCAGAAAATCTGGTGCCTGCAGCATTCAACCTGTTAGAGCAACTGCTACTGAGTTGCCTCCGACAGTTCCAAGTAAGGTTTCTTACACTTCTAGCTTAAACCTTCTGATTTGATGATCAAACCTGTTGCTAAGATGCTTTTTGGCATTTGCTCAGAGTCACGGACCAGTGGGAAGACAAGGATTGGTATAAATGGTATGTTGCTCTGTTTTTCTTTGCTCTGGATTATGTATTTCTCAAGGTTCTGGGGTTAAAAACGTTAGCAGGCTTCATTTCTGATGTCTCTCgattttctttcccttttataAGCTCATCAAATCATATTTAACCTTCTGCTACCGCTATTTGGATAACGTGGATGGATGATTGAATTTCTGCGTGTGTGTTCATATACAGTTCTTGCAGAACATCACCGTAAGTGCATGTCTAAAATGTTAAAGCCTTGCAGGTTTTGGACGGATTGGGAGATTGGTATTACGAGTTGCAACATTCAgggatgatattgaagttgtggCAGTTAATGACCCATTCATTGATGCAAAGTACATGGTAAGAATATATCTTATGAAGTTGTGCCGTTGTGGTATTTTTGATTCTGAATGGAATTAGGATTGGTAAAGTTAAGCTCCCCTGTTATATAGGCTCATCAGAAAGAAATTTTACAtctctcaaaaaaaaaaattacatctCCATTACTTACTGCTGATGTTATGATGTCAAAATTAAGTATTGGGACCTGGATAGGAAGGATTGCCAAGTGACTGAAGTTCCTGATATAAAATAAGGATACATTAAAAAGGCGCTTTCTTTAAACAAATAGTTGACGTACATGCTATGCTTTCTCCCCCATTGCTAGTAGGTTGATGGGTCGCGCGCCTGGCACACATGTTTTGGCCTTGGAGATTCAGAGATAGGGACAGGTACTAGGGGGGAAAACTAGTGGAGTTATTACTTTGTCTCCAAACAATAACTGGTAAAATGTCAAACCTAGCATAAGATCaccagattttttttttttttgacttttgtgTTTATGAATCACTTCCTCCTCTTGAGGTCTATTTGATGCTTTCATCTTCTGATGGAGCTGAAGCCTTTCATTCCTGCTCAATAGCTCCATTCTCTATCATTCTTTACGTACTTCCACAAGTAGATTTCCAGTCCTCTGGGGTATAGCTGACAAGGGAGGAATAACCTAGTAATGAAGACACTCTAACTCCAATTTATCACCAAGGGAGCAAAGTGGGAAAGGACCAGTGTTAAGCTTCTGAGCAGGGGTTTTATTTGATGGAGTTTACAGaatccaaaaacaaacaaaaaaacagaGGAATTTTCTGGGTTAAAGCTGTAACATTTGATGTTCATTCGTTTTAGGCTTACATGTTCAAGTATGACTCCACTCACGGGGTCTACAACTCATCCATCAGTGTCCTGGATGAGTCTACTTTGGAAATCAATGGGAAGCAGATTAAAGTCAGTAGCAAAAGGTATGACAGTTGAGGGACACAGTTTAAGAACAATCAAATAAATGAAGTTAGTTTATTGCTATCGCTAATGCAAAGTTCTCTTGATGCAGGGATCCTGCAGATATTCCATGGGGCGATTTAGGTGCAGATTATGTTGTTGAATCTTCTGGTGTTTTCACAACCGTTGAGAAGGCCTCAGCACATAAGAAGGTCGAGAACATGCTATTTTTAGCCTTAAACGCTCTTTCCTTGCCCACCTCCTTACTCATGCAGCTCTTCATGTTGATACTTCTTGGTTGATTGTGCAGGGTGGTGCAAAAAAGGTCGTAATCTCAGCTCCATCAGCTGATGCACCTATGTTTGTGGTAGGAGTGAATGAGAGAACTTACAAAACCACCATGGATGTTGTTTCTAATGCTAGCTGTACTACCAATTGCCTTGCTCCCCTTGCCAAGGTTTGGCTTAAGAACTTGCTTAATTGAACCGCCATGCATGATTGCTTGTCGTCCACTTTTGACAGTCTTTCCCATGCTGTGCTCGTTGCAGGTGgttcatgaggagtttggcaTTGTTGAAGGATTAATGACAACTGTGCATGCAACAACAGGTATGTCTCTTCTTTCTTAACACGTGTAAACCATGTTTTTTCATTCTTACTATGTTAGATTTGAATTGCCGTCGTATTCAGCTACCCAAAAGACTGTTGATGGGCCATCGATGAAGGATTGGAGAGGAGGCCGTGGTGCAGGACAAAACATCATCCCTAGTTCAACTGGTGCTGCGAAGGTATTACATAAGTTATAgatatattattttctttttctgtttcccTCTTCTTCTTTCCATTATTGGGTTGAGGAAGAGGGGCAAGTTTGTGGATCTGATGGAAGACTAATCTTCCTATTTGAATTATAGGCAGTAGGAAAAGTTCTGCCAGAATTGAATGGGAAGCTCACTGGAATGGCTTTCCGCGTTCCAACACCTAATGTCTCTGTTGTGGACTTGACTTGTCGGCTAGAGAAGAGTGCTTCTTATGATGATGTGAAAGCAGCGATAAAGTATGCCTTCTATATGCTCTATACATCTGCCTCTTGCTTAATGAGGCTACTTAGCCTAATTTGGTGTTTTTTTGGGCTCTAGGTATGCATCAGAGGGTCCACTTAAAGGCATTTTGGGTTACACAGACGAGGATGTTGTCTCAAATGATTTTGTTGGCGATTCCAGGTAGATTTGTGCACTCCTCTTTTGATCTCTGTCACACTGCTCTTAGGGATCATTC
This region includes:
- the LOC104217736 gene encoding glyceraldehyde-3-phosphate dehydrogenase GAPCP2, chloroplastic produces the protein MAFSSLLKPTASFVRPSHRSQTSCAGLHQSANSVKLQSSIFGDAVSVMQCSSLQKSGACSIQPVRATATELPPTVPKSRTSGKTRIGINGFGRIGRLVLRVATFRDDIEVVAVNDPFIDAKYMAYMFKYDSTHGVYNSSISVLDESTLEINGKQIKVSSKRDPADIPWGDLGADYVVESSGVFTTVEKASAHKKGGAKKVVISAPSADAPMFVVGVNERTYKTTMDVVSNASCTTNCLAPLAKVVHEEFGIVEGLMTTVHATTATQKTVDGPSMKDWRGGRGAGQNIIPSSTGAAKAVGKVLPELNGKLTGMAFRVPTPNVSVVDLTCRLEKSASYDDVKAAIKYASEGPLKGILGYTDEDVVSNDFVGDSRSSIFDAKAGIGLNNSFMKLVSWYDNEWGYSNRVLDLIEHMALVAATN